A genomic stretch from Clavelina lepadiformis chromosome 5, kaClaLepa1.1, whole genome shotgun sequence includes:
- the LOC143459467 gene encoding cell division cycle protein 20 homolog has product MSLQFDFENDVNSLMQLDKPLQSGPAARWEKKAHEVSQCGNNSLHSLSLNLSHNYHNSSSFSPKRIGLSLSHSVNKTPSSAKTPKALKTKTPGKLKPSSKNTSLSKTPSRGDRFIPNRQATNFELGHYKLLSDGGSDGLGSLAQEDYKRRMSENLQKASGVSENERILAFKAKPTAAEGFQNNAKVLYSSAKKLNSDQRKVRHIPTTAVRVLDAPDLGNDFYLNLLDWSSTNNLAAVLGRSVYIWNASTGDINMLMSMEGSDDYVSSVKWVRDGQHIAIGNSNAEVQLWDINESKRLRNMKSHAGRVSSLTWNDYVLSSGSQDGFIHHHDVRVQNHHVSTLSGHSQEVCGLEWSKDGKYLASGGNDNIVNVYNEMETKPLYSFTDHQSAVKAVAWCPWQANLLATGGGSADRHIRFWNCHSGVCVKAVDTKSQVCAIKWSTHYKELVSSHGYAHNQLTIWSYPSMQWMQDLLGHTSRVLYLAISPDGQTVCSGAADETLRLWECFAISPEQKRKSKNSNKLGSSANSKINTLFSIR; this is encoded by the exons ATGTCATTGCAATTTGATTTCGAAAATGATGTCAACAGTCTCATGCAACTGGACAAGCCATTGCAATCTGGGCCAGCGGCTCGTTGGGAGAAAAAAGCACATGAAGTGTCACAATGTGGAAATAACAGTTTGCATAGTTTGTCTCTCAACTTAAG TCACAATTACCACAACAGTTCATCCTTCAGCCCAAAGCGAATAGGCCTTTCCTTATCACACAGTGTGAACAAAACACCCAGCTCAGCAAAAACGCCTAaggctttaaaaacaaaaacacctG GAAAGCTGAAGCCTTCCAGTAAAAATACAAGTCTAAGCAAAACTCCAAGTCGAGGAGACAGGTTTATTCCCAATCGTCAAGctacaaattttgaacttggACATTACAAGCTCTTATCTGATGGAG GCAGTGATGGTCTAGGATCTCTTGCGCAAGAAGATTATAAACGTCGAATGAGTGAGAACTTGCAGAAAGCTAGTGGTGTATCAGAGAATGAACGTATTCTTGCATTTAAGGCAAAGCCAACAGCAGCAGAGGGCTTCCAAAACAATGCAAAG GTACTTTATAGCTCcgctaaaaaattaaattcagaTCAGAGGAAAGTTCGTCATATCCCAACAACTGCCGTTAGAGTGTTGGACGCCCCAGATCTTGGAAATGACTTCT atCTTAATTTATTGGACTGGAGTTCAACAAACAATCTGGCTGCAGTGCTGGGCAGATCAGTTTACATTTGGAATGCATCTACAGGTGACATCAATATGTTAATGAGCATGGAAGGTTCGGATGATTATGTCTCTTCAGTGAAGTGGGTTCGTGATGGTCAACATATTGCTATTGGCAACAGCAATGCGGAAGTGCAG TTGTGGGACATCAATGAAAGCAAACGTTTACGAAATATGAAAAGTCACGCTGGACGTGTTTCTTCATTGACCTGGAATGATTACGTATTATCAAG tggttctcaagACGGATTTATTCATCACCACGATGTTAGAGTACAAAATCACCATGTTTCCACACTCTCTGGTCATTCACAG GAAGTATGCGGTTTGGAGTGGTCAAAAGATGGCAAATACCTTGCGAGTGGAGGAAATGAtaacattgtaaatgtgtaTAATGAGATGGAGACAAAACCCTTGTATTCCTTTACTGATCATCAGTCTGCCGTGAAG GCTGTAGCATGGTGTCCATGGCAGGCGAATTTACTTGCGACCGGAGGTGGTAGCGCCGATCGACACATTCGGTTCTGGAATTGTCACAGCGGCGTTTGTGTTAAGGCTGTTGACACAAAATCGCAA GTGTGTGCCATTAAATGGTCAACCCACTACAAAGAGCTGGTATCTTCTCATGGGTATGCGCATAATCAACTCACCATTTGGTCGTATCCAAGCATGCAATGGATGCAGGACCTTCTTGGACATACGTCTCGG GTTCTGTATCTAGCGATAAGTCCTGATGGTCAAACGGTGTGTTCTGGGGCAGCGGATGAGACTCTCCGTTTATGggaatgttttgcaatttcaCCTGAGCAAAAGCGCAAGtctaaaaattcaaacaagttGGGATCGTCAGCAAACAGCAAAATCAACACTCTCTTTTCGATTAGATGA